In the genome of Nocardioides seonyuensis, one region contains:
- a CDS encoding FAD/NAD(P)-binding protein: MDTSHHNPRVVVIGAGAAGSLAALHLTREASRRTTSLEIVLVDTADRWARGTAFGTTDEQHLLNVPAAGMSALPQDPSHFVTWRRNHGMGAEAYSFAPRRDFGRYLDETLTAALRQAEGEVSVAHHRTRAVSCRRLAEDEARAVVITADGHELVADAVVIAPGLPAAGHEWAPDPLRTSAFFVPDPWAPGALDVVRRDRVGPGDVLVVGTGLTMVDVTLSLTDETTRPDRVVRAISRSGRVPATHAPTLKPAAIPDIRDWGHTLEEIRARSVEHIAGVQSATGDWRPAVDGLRFQVAQLWERLSESDRELFLAQDAGRWNVLRHRAAPSSRVVLRELSRAGRLHVESGQVQDAEPLPRGGLRVTLADGSAHDVGWVVNCTGPRGDIRTLGNPLLDDLLRPREDGALATLATSGLGVRTVNGRLVDEHGSTAAPLWTLGALRRGELWESTAVPEIRSQALALATDVLDTVAPLPRRLENGRLVPGTHPVARPRDPLGLALSTTAEAAAVYNQGLERVMLLQDGGEKLIREATELDPDFALAHAALAMLAHEAGAAGDVRASLAAARNAITRRGDERERSMVDVVNLRVADARNAGAQALLGHIADHPRDVLAVSAAVPTIAFSGIIDVQQDAWDLVERLAPSYGDHWWFISLLAFTRQDQGRFDEAGLLAESALSCEPSSGHAVHALTHVLYETGQHETGREWLEHWIAESGRSASHRAHFSWHAALHDLALGDSEGVRRRYYSQLAPPAVDGVRALVDSASLLWRWQVTTTDWFDTESAPPPVEPVLAAVDDDLLDHPASPFVGLHAALAHAASGDLDRLSRLEVRCRAADEAPTREVVGPVCGALVAAGEKRWDDAVDALEAALPHLVTVGGSAAQREIVEETLVLALARSGRFDRASALVDARLDRRPSPLDERRRVVLEQSDRAEVTMAP, from the coding sequence GTTGCCGCAGGACCCCAGCCACTTCGTCACCTGGCGCCGCAACCACGGGATGGGTGCCGAGGCCTACAGCTTCGCGCCCCGACGGGACTTCGGCCGCTACCTCGACGAGACCTTGACCGCGGCGCTGCGCCAGGCAGAGGGCGAGGTGTCCGTCGCTCACCACCGCACGCGGGCGGTCTCCTGTCGCAGGCTCGCGGAGGACGAGGCCCGTGCCGTCGTCATCACCGCCGACGGCCACGAGCTCGTCGCCGACGCCGTGGTGATCGCCCCGGGACTGCCCGCGGCGGGACACGAGTGGGCACCCGACCCGCTCCGCACCTCGGCGTTCTTCGTCCCCGACCCGTGGGCGCCGGGAGCCCTCGACGTCGTGCGCCGCGACCGGGTCGGGCCGGGCGACGTCCTGGTCGTCGGCACGGGACTCACCATGGTCGACGTCACCCTGAGCCTCACCGACGAGACCACCCGCCCGGACCGCGTCGTGCGCGCGATCTCCCGCAGCGGCCGGGTTCCCGCAACCCACGCGCCGACGCTCAAGCCGGCCGCGATCCCCGACATCCGAGACTGGGGCCACACCCTGGAGGAGATCCGCGCCCGCTCCGTCGAGCACATCGCGGGTGTCCAGAGCGCCACCGGGGACTGGCGGCCGGCAGTCGACGGGCTCCGATTCCAGGTGGCCCAGCTGTGGGAGCGACTCAGCGAGAGCGACCGCGAGCTGTTCCTCGCCCAGGACGCGGGCCGCTGGAACGTCCTTCGCCACCGGGCGGCACCCTCCAGCCGTGTCGTGCTCCGCGAGCTCTCCCGTGCCGGCCGGCTCCACGTCGAGAGCGGCCAGGTGCAGGACGCGGAGCCCCTCCCCCGGGGCGGCCTGCGCGTCACCCTCGCCGACGGAAGCGCGCACGACGTGGGGTGGGTGGTCAACTGCACCGGGCCCCGAGGCGACATCCGCACGCTCGGCAACCCGCTCCTCGACGACCTGCTCCGCCCACGCGAGGACGGTGCCCTGGCAACCCTCGCGACCTCTGGGTTGGGCGTGCGCACTGTCAACGGCCGTCTCGTCGACGAGCACGGCTCGACCGCAGCACCGCTGTGGACGCTGGGTGCGCTGAGGCGTGGAGAGCTGTGGGAGTCCACGGCCGTTCCCGAGATCCGCTCGCAGGCCCTCGCGCTCGCCACCGACGTGCTCGACACGGTCGCCCCCCTGCCCCGGCGCCTGGAGAACGGCCGCCTGGTCCCCGGCACCCACCCGGTCGCCCGACCGCGCGACCCGCTGGGCCTGGCGCTCTCCACCACGGCCGAGGCCGCTGCCGTCTACAACCAGGGGCTGGAGCGCGTGATGCTCCTGCAGGACGGGGGCGAGAAGCTGATCCGTGAGGCGACCGAGCTCGACCCCGACTTCGCACTCGCCCACGCCGCCCTGGCGATGCTCGCCCACGAGGCGGGCGCCGCAGGCGACGTGCGGGCCTCCCTCGCGGCCGCCCGCAACGCCATCACCCGACGAGGCGACGAACGCGAGCGCAGCATGGTCGACGTCGTGAACCTCAGGGTCGCCGACGCTCGCAACGCCGGCGCCCAGGCCCTTCTGGGGCACATCGCGGACCACCCGCGAGACGTGCTCGCGGTGTCGGCCGCCGTACCCACCATCGCCTTCTCCGGGATCATCGACGTGCAGCAGGACGCATGGGACCTCGTCGAGCGGCTCGCCCCGTCCTACGGCGACCACTGGTGGTTCATCTCCCTGCTCGCCTTCACCAGGCAGGACCAGGGCCGCTTCGACGAGGCCGGCCTGCTCGCGGAGAGCGCACTGTCCTGCGAGCCGTCCTCCGGCCACGCCGTGCACGCTCTCACGCACGTGCTCTACGAGACCGGGCAGCACGAGACTGGACGCGAGTGGCTCGAGCACTGGATCGCCGAGAGCGGCCGGTCTGCCAGTCATCGCGCCCACTTCTCCTGGCACGCGGCACTCCACGACCTCGCTCTCGGAGACAGCGAGGGCGTACGACGTCGCTACTACTCCCAGCTCGCGCCCCCGGCGGTGGACGGCGTGCGAGCACTCGTCGACTCGGCGTCCCTGCTGTGGCGCTGGCAGGTCACGACCACCGACTGGTTCGACACAGAGTCGGCGCCTCCACCGGTCGAACCGGTGCTGGCTGCCGTCGACGACGACCTCCTGGACCACCCGGCCAGCCCGTTCGTCGGCCTCCACGCCGCCCTCGCCCACGCGGCTTCGGGCGACCTCGACCGGCTGTCCCGGCTCGAGGTCCGCTGCCGCGCCGCCGACGAGGCGCCCACCCGCGAGGTGGTCGGCCCGGTGTGCGGCGCACTGGTCGCCGCCGGCGAGAAGCGCTGGGACGACGCGGTGGACGCGCTGGAGGCGGCGCTGCCGCACCTGGTCACCGTCGGCGGGTCGGCAGCGCAACGCGAGATCGTCGAGGAGACCCTGGTGCTCGCGCTGGCGCGCAGTGGTCGTTTCGATCGCGCGTCCGCCCTCGTGGACGCCCGGCTCGACAGGCGCCCCTCGCCCCTCGACGAACGGCGGCGGGTCGTGCTCGAGCAGTCGGACCGGGCCGAGGTGACAATGGCCCCATGA
- a CDS encoding NAD-dependent deacylase produces MKIVVLTGAGISAESGLATFRDADGLWEGHDPMRVATPEAFAAEPDLVHRFYDQRRARLARVEPNAAHRALARLEASVGDDLLVVTQNVDDLHERAGSERVHHMHGRLRSAWCVACGERHDWEETLGDRPPCPACGSASLRPDVVWFGEIPYGMDAVEEALWECDLFVAIGTSGQVYPAAAFVHWARHDTLELNLDASSTSSDFAQARRGPATELVPAWVDELLGSA; encoded by the coding sequence ATGAAGATCGTCGTACTCACCGGAGCCGGCATCTCGGCCGAGAGCGGGCTCGCGACCTTCCGCGACGCCGACGGCCTCTGGGAGGGGCACGACCCGATGAGGGTGGCCACGCCGGAGGCCTTCGCCGCCGAGCCGGATCTCGTCCACCGGTTCTACGACCAGCGCCGCGCCCGGCTGGCCCGCGTCGAGCCGAACGCCGCCCACCGGGCGCTGGCCCGGCTGGAGGCGTCCGTCGGCGACGACCTGCTCGTCGTCACCCAGAACGTCGACGACCTGCACGAGCGCGCCGGCAGCGAGCGCGTGCACCACATGCACGGACGGCTGCGTTCTGCGTGGTGCGTCGCCTGCGGCGAGCGGCACGACTGGGAGGAGACGCTGGGCGACCGGCCGCCGTGCCCCGCCTGCGGATCAGCGTCGCTGCGCCCGGACGTCGTGTGGTTCGGCGAGATCCCCTACGGCATGGACGCTGTGGAGGAGGCGCTGTGGGAGTGCGACCTCTTCGTCGCCATCGGCACCTCAGGCCAGGTCTATCCGGCGGCCGCGTTCGTCCACTGGGCGCGCCACGACACCCTCGAGCTCAACCTCGACGCTAGCAGCACGAGCAGCGACTTCGCGCAGGCTCGGCGCGGCCCCGCGACCGAGCTGGTCCCGGCGTGGGTCGACGAGCTGCTTGGCTCTGCGTAA